In Desulfovibrio sp. 86, the following proteins share a genomic window:
- a CDS encoding cob(I)yrinic acid a,c-diamide adenosyltransferase: protein MILVYTGDGKGKTSACTGQAVRALGQGMKVAFGQFMKRDGQAGEQAMLSQWLGPRFVAGGLGFLRKDEDRPAHRQAALRMLDWAREQLAHVDMLVLDETLYALSAGILTQEEVEDLLALARQRDKHLVLSGRNAPDWLVEAADLVTSMTEIKHPWRSGVKASPGIEY, encoded by the coding sequence ATGATTCTTGTATATACTGGCGACGGCAAGGGAAAAACCAGCGCCTGCACAGGGCAGGCCGTACGTGCCCTGGGTCAGGGCATGAAGGTGGCTTTTGGCCAGTTCATGAAGCGCGACGGACAGGCCGGAGAACAGGCCATGCTGTCGCAGTGGCTTGGGCCGCGCTTTGTGGCCGGGGGACTCGGTTTCTTGCGCAAGGATGAAGACCGCCCCGCGCACCGGCAGGCCGCCCTGCGCATGCTTGACTGGGCGCGGGAGCAACTGGCCCATGTGGACATGCTGGTGCTGGACGAAACCCTGTACGCCCTGAGCGCGGGCATTCTGACGCAGGAAGAAGTGGAAGACCTGCTCGCCCTTGCCCGGCAGCGGGATAAACACCTGGTGCTCTCGGGCCGCAACGCCCCGGACTGGCTGGTGGAAGCCGCCGATCTTGTCACGTCCATGACAGAAATCAAGCATCCGTGGCGCTCTGGCGTCAAGGCCAGCCCCGGAATCGAATACTAG
- a CDS encoding translation initiation factor 2: MTALTIYVAGSFKHKHGVRLLGRELRGMGCRLLDWTEKAVPPPGLTPAERRIWMDTDRDGGQVYSFCRDACIEADMVIYYGASGQDAGVEVGLAAGAGVPVLGIRGPLEGPGLMLHGAVSLWTDSIEEALEATAALLRHKEEDWENLAAEPCEGLRRMGQALRNGRA, encoded by the coding sequence ATGACGGCATTGACCATCTACGTGGCTGGCTCATTCAAGCACAAACACGGTGTGCGGCTTCTGGGACGCGAACTGCGCGGCATGGGCTGCCGCCTTCTTGACTGGACGGAAAAGGCCGTGCCGCCGCCCGGCCTCACCCCCGCCGAACGCCGCATCTGGATGGATACGGACAGGGACGGCGGGCAGGTCTACAGCTTTTGCCGGGACGCCTGCATCGAGGCGGATATGGTCATCTACTACGGCGCGTCCGGGCAGGACGCCGGGGTGGAAGTGGGTCTGGCCGCCGGGGCCGGGGTTCCGGTACTGGGCATACGCGGCCCCCTTGAAGGGCCCGGCCTTATGCTGCACGGCGCCGTCAGCCTCTGGACGGACAGCATCGAGGAGGCCCTTGAGGCCACGGCCGCCCTGTTGCGCCACAAAGAAGAGGACTGGGAAAACCTGGCCGCCGAACCCTGCGAAGGGCTGCGCCGCATGGGCCAGGCCTTGCGCAATGGCAGAGCCTGA
- a CDS encoding GNAT family N-acetyltransferase, whose translation MHDAAIHIRSATEADVEAVFHIRTSVKENHLSLEQMAAMGITPDAIREAIAAESCAWLAKADGKAVGFAMVDAEEGCVFAAFVLPEWEGRGLGRRLMAEAEASLFRRHETIWLETDGRSRASGFYAHLGWMPAATSGNGDVRFEKKRPRPGE comes from the coding sequence ATGCATGACGCCGCCATACACATACGATCCGCCACCGAGGCGGATGTGGAGGCCGTTTTTCACATCCGCACCAGCGTGAAGGAAAACCACCTTTCTCTGGAACAGATGGCGGCAATGGGCATCACGCCCGACGCCATACGGGAGGCCATTGCGGCCGAGTCCTGCGCCTGGCTGGCCAAAGCTGATGGCAAAGCCGTGGGCTTTGCCATGGTTGATGCGGAGGAAGGCTGCGTTTTTGCCGCCTTTGTTCTGCCGGAATGGGAGGGGCGCGGGCTTGGCCGAAGGCTTATGGCCGAGGCAGAGGCCAGCCTTTTTCGCCGGCACGAAACCATCTGGCTTGAGACTGACGGCAGGAGCAGGGCCAGCGGATTTTACGCGCATCTGGGCTGGATGCCCGCCGCCACCTCTGGGAACGGTGACGTGCGCTTTGAAAAAAAGCGCCCCCGGCCAGGCGAATAG
- a CDS encoding BON domain-containing protein — protein MQRLTLILLLLLLAGLSGCAYGGYGIIDDQRLVDTISDDKAMATKIKTGLMDESFTGGWSVAVYSFYRHVFLVGEIPADMQGKAITIAQKYKPLSVTPHWFTPATSDSNNMMLAARLRKDLIGTKGLSSSRIDTEVNSGRVVLLGVVKDDAEKQLAIQAARGVPGVTSVTSYLMLPQKVGQLGTSTPEQHDGAGRAGEGMGAGSEAGGMNTTPASSPARSDGSSSGSSSSSGASGGGLESNDLP, from the coding sequence ATGCAACGCCTGACGCTTATTCTGCTGCTGTTACTGCTGGCGGGCCTGAGCGGCTGCGCTTACGGCGGCTACGGTATCATCGACGACCAACGCCTTGTTGACACCATTTCGGACGACAAGGCCATGGCCACCAAGATCAAGACAGGCCTCATGGATGAAAGCTTCACCGGGGGCTGGTCTGTTGCTGTGTACAGTTTTTACCGCCATGTGTTTCTTGTGGGCGAGATCCCGGCGGACATGCAGGGCAAGGCCATAACCATTGCCCAGAAGTACAAGCCCCTTTCCGTCACGCCGCACTGGTTTACCCCTGCCACCAGCGACAGCAACAACATGATGCTGGCGGCGCGGCTGCGTAAGGATCTCATAGGCACCAAGGGGCTTTCGTCCTCGCGGATCGATACGGAGGTGAACTCGGGCCGCGTGGTGCTGCTGGGCGTGGTCAAGGACGACGCCGAAAAGCAGCTGGCCATACAGGCCGCACGCGGCGTGCCCGGGGTGACTTCCGTAACGAGCTACCTGATGTTGCCCCAAAAGGTCGGCCAGCTTGGCACAAGTACGCCTGAGCAGCACGATGGCGCGGGCCGCGCTGGCGAGGGCATGGGCGCTGGAAGCGAAGCGGGCGGCATGAACACGACCCCCGCGTCTTCACCGGCCCGTTCCGACGGCTCGTCTTCCGGCAGTTCATCTTCCAGCGGCGCTTCCGGCGGCGGTCTGGAAAGCAACGATCTGCCCTGA
- the murA gene encoding UDP-N-acetylglucosamine 1-carboxyvinyltransferase — protein MDKLVIEGGLPLTGTIEVSGSKNAALPILFAAILAEEPVTITNVPDLRDIHTTLNLLGVLGCDCHYEKGQVKIAPGTLLPEAPYDLVRTMRASVLCLGPLLARIGQARVALPGGCAIGARPVDQHLKGLEQMGASFQLEEGYIIGRCRKLTGAHITFDMPTVGGTENLLMAATLAEGETILENVAREPEVVDLANFLCACGAHITGQGTSTIRIKGVSSLHSAVYPVMSDRIEAGTFLVAAGITGGELLLHNCPYEELEAVILKLRGMGMEIIPQDKGVLARCCSAPLRGTDVKTQPFPGFPTDMQAQLMALMCLAQGASVVEESIFENRFMHVQELMRMGAQIKVSGHTAMVRGVQKLTGAPVMASDLRASASLVLAGLAAQGTTEVRRIYHLDRGYEHIEHKLNAVGARIRREKQ, from the coding sequence ATGGATAAACTGGTCATTGAAGGCGGTCTGCCACTCACAGGCACTATTGAAGTCAGCGGGTCCAAAAATGCGGCCCTGCCCATTCTTTTTGCGGCCATTCTTGCCGAAGAGCCCGTCACCATCACCAATGTGCCTGACCTGCGCGACATCCACACGACCCTCAATCTCCTTGGGGTGCTCGGCTGCGACTGCCACTACGAAAAGGGGCAGGTGAAAATCGCCCCCGGAACGCTACTGCCCGAAGCGCCGTATGACCTTGTGCGCACCATGCGGGCCTCTGTGCTGTGCCTCGGGCCATTGCTGGCGCGCATCGGGCAGGCCCGTGTGGCCCTGCCGGGCGGCTGCGCCATCGGCGCGCGCCCTGTGGACCAGCACCTCAAGGGGCTGGAGCAGATGGGCGCGAGCTTCCAGCTGGAAGAGGGGTACATCATCGGGCGCTGCCGCAAGCTCACGGGCGCGCACATCACTTTTGACATGCCCACAGTGGGCGGCACTGAAAATCTGCTCATGGCCGCGACCCTTGCAGAAGGCGAGACCATTCTTGAAAACGTGGCCCGCGAGCCCGAGGTGGTGGACCTTGCCAACTTCCTGTGCGCCTGCGGCGCGCACATAACGGGGCAGGGCACGTCCACCATCCGCATCAAGGGCGTCAGTTCATTGCACAGCGCCGTTTACCCCGTCATGTCCGACCGCATTGAGGCCGGCACGTTTCTGGTGGCCGCAGGCATCACGGGCGGCGAGCTTTTGCTGCACAATTGCCCGTATGAGGAACTTGAGGCCGTCATTCTCAAGCTGCGCGGCATGGGCATGGAAATCATCCCGCAGGACAAGGGCGTGCTGGCCCGCTGCTGCTCCGCGCCCTTGCGCGGCACGGACGTGAAGACACAGCCCTTCCCTGGCTTTCCCACAGACATGCAGGCCCAGCTCATGGCGCTCATGTGCCTGGCCCAGGGGGCCAGTGTGGTGGAAGAGAGCATTTTTGAAAACCGCTTCATGCATGTTCAGGAACTGATGCGTATGGGCGCGCAGATTAAGGTTTCAGGCCATACGGCCATGGTGCGCGGCGTGCAGAAACTCACGGGAGCCCCTGTCATGGCCTCGGACCTTCGGGCCAGCGCTTCGCTGGTGCTGGCTGGCCTTGCGGCTCAAGGCACTACGGAAGTACGCCGTATCTACCATCTGGACAGAGGGTATGAGCATATCGAGCACAAGCTCAATGCCGTGGGCGCGCGCATCCGGCGCGAAAAGCAATAG
- a CDS encoding DNA cytosine methyltransferase has product MVGGTPCQDFSVAGNRAGMTGERGGLALHYLRLVDYVSPRWIGWGNVPGVLSSNGGDEALPSLSTHWANSGMGGPTECWTHNMQCGDVNYTISIVSL; this is encoded by the coding sequence ATTGTCGGCGGCACCCCCTGCCAGGATTTCAGCGTTGCCGGAAATCGCGCCGGAATGACCGGAGAGCGTGGAGGCTTGGCCCTGCACTATCTCCGCTTGGTTGATTATGTGTCACCGCGCTGGATTGGTTGGGGAAATGTTCCCGGAGTCCTTTCCAGTAATGGGGGGGACGAGGCTTTGCCCTCCTTGTCCACACATTGGGCAAACTCGGGTATGGGTGGGCCTACAGAGTGTTGGACGCACAATATGCAGTGCGGCGACGTGAATTATACTATTTCCATAGTGAGCCTGTAA
- a CDS encoding carboxymuconolactone decarboxylase family protein — protein sequence MANWKETLDASMGTIGTLANGNSGIIDALEVLGKATSSKGALDEKTRELISLAVAATTHCEGCISVHADAAVKAGASRDELLETLAVAINLNAGAALVYSSKILEAFDQFSAK from the coding sequence ATGGCAAACTGGAAAGAGACTCTTGATGCAAGTATGGGCACCATCGGAACGCTGGCTAATGGCAACTCCGGCATCATAGACGCGCTGGAAGTTCTGGGTAAAGCGACATCAAGCAAGGGAGCTTTGGACGAAAAAACGCGCGAGCTTATTTCCCTGGCTGTTGCCGCAACAACCCATTGCGAGGGCTGCATTTCCGTGCACGCAGATGCCGCGGTAAAAGCAGGAGCAAGCCGTGATGAGTTGCTGGAAACCCTGGCTGTAGCCATTAACCTGAACGCCGGGGCCGCACTGGTGTATTCTTCTAAAATTCTTGAAGCCTTCGACCAGTTTTCTGCCAAATAG
- a CDS encoding sensor domain-containing diguanylate cyclase: MFHCMLRISLCSPEPMLEAAFRALQADADFRHKVTFSAEAQSLSATDRAGEDIFFIDSTHLSVLPDLKKTAKPAARIVLIDTAGQEAALQESLVSLLDDIWPLPANPDVVALRVKGLLRDALLRKEHALLQHCLETTIDTTPDLIWFKDIRGEHLKVNQAFCRFVGKSKEDVIGRGHYYIWDIEPDEYAQSEYVCLETEEEVIARGVTCTFDESVKTKLGMRQFKTRKSPIFDEHDVIIGTVGIAYDMTDITKSSAEVEIILQNLPFAAMILDEENRIANANQKFLDFFRFENVKEILGSYRSKVRAIAIKDHHLKQVGDHLEIRSWKKGEEIILESYEKEIVDMFQNRIGKLVIYRDVTSERNSKQMLERSANTDELTGLYNRRYFYSQLPETVAVGSALLFVDLDDFKKVNDTFGHRAGDDALRLTARLLKKHFNEALTSRIGGDEFVLYLAKVHSVEQVVNRACRLQKAMKSLFTKNTPWQGLSASIGVVVTDTDDVGRDELVRRGDTAMYEAKRRGKNRVCQYQHKMEAPHDEPPSPLCAAPCAPCHQREVCRAKKQTAQMRK; this comes from the coding sequence ATGTTCCACTGTATGTTACGCATCAGCCTCTGCTCTCCGGAGCCAATGCTTGAAGCCGCGTTCAGGGCTTTGCAGGCTGATGCTGACTTCAGGCACAAGGTAACCTTCAGTGCTGAAGCGCAATCCCTTTCTGCGACGGATCGGGCCGGAGAAGATATTTTTTTCATAGATTCCACGCACCTTTCCGTGCTGCCCGACCTTAAAAAAACAGCCAAACCCGCAGCGCGTATAGTCCTCATCGACACAGCAGGCCAAGAAGCCGCCTTGCAAGAGTCCCTGGTTTCCCTGCTGGACGATATCTGGCCCTTGCCGGCAAACCCGGACGTTGTCGCCCTTAGGGTCAAAGGTTTGCTGCGCGACGCGCTGCTGCGCAAAGAGCATGCGCTGTTGCAGCATTGCCTGGAAACCACCATCGATACCACCCCCGACCTGATCTGGTTCAAAGACATCCGGGGTGAGCACCTCAAGGTCAATCAGGCTTTTTGCCGTTTTGTGGGAAAAAGCAAAGAGGATGTCATCGGGCGGGGCCACTACTATATATGGGATATTGAACCGGACGAATATGCGCAGAGCGAATACGTCTGCCTTGAGACCGAAGAGGAGGTCATTGCCCGTGGCGTGACCTGTACCTTTGATGAATCGGTGAAAACCAAACTGGGCATGCGGCAATTCAAAACGCGCAAGTCACCCATATTCGACGAGCACGATGTCATCATCGGCACGGTGGGCATTGCCTATGACATGACAGATATTACAAAATCGAGCGCAGAGGTTGAAATAATCCTGCAAAACCTGCCTTTTGCAGCCATGATTTTGGACGAAGAAAACAGGATTGCCAACGCGAATCAAAAGTTTCTGGATTTTTTCCGCTTTGAGAACGTGAAAGAAATTTTGGGCAGTTACCGCTCAAAGGTGCGCGCCATTGCCATCAAGGACCACCACTTGAAGCAGGTAGGCGACCACCTTGAAATACGGTCATGGAAAAAGGGCGAAGAAATCATCCTTGAGTCATACGAAAAAGAAATCGTGGACATGTTCCAAAACCGCATCGGCAAGCTGGTCATTTACAGAGATGTGACATCGGAGCGCAACTCAAAGCAGATGCTGGAACGCAGCGCCAATACTGACGAGCTCACCGGACTGTACAACAGAAGATATTTTTACAGCCAATTGCCGGAAACAGTCGCTGTTGGCTCGGCGCTGCTTTTTGTGGATCTGGATGACTTCAAAAAAGTCAATGACACGTTTGGGCATCGTGCCGGGGACGACGCCCTGAGGCTGACGGCCCGGCTTTTGAAAAAACACTTCAACGAAGCCCTCACCTCTCGCATCGGCGGTGACGAATTTGTTCTGTATCTGGCCAAGGTCCACAGCGTGGAACAGGTGGTCAACCGGGCATGCCGCCTGCAAAAGGCCATGAAGTCCCTTTTTACAAAAAATACGCCCTGGCAGGGGCTGTCCGCCAGTATTGGCGTCGTTGTGACTGATACGGACGACGTTGGTCGGGACGAACTGGTGCGGCGCGGCGACACTGCCATGTACGAGGCAAAGCGCCGGGGGAAAAACAGGGTGTGTCAGTACCAGCACAAGATGGAAGCGCCGCACGATGAACCCCCCTCCCCTTTGTGTGCCGCACCATGTGCCCCCTGCCACCAACGTGAAGTTTGCCGGGCCAAAAAACAGACTGCCCAGATGCGCAAATAG
- the sqr gene encoding type III sulfide quinone reductase, selenoprotein subtype gives MKKLLILGAGAGGTMIATKMRKLLSEREWEITLIDRDPIHHYQPGWLLVPFGVDTPQGCVRPKKDFISRGVNFVIDTINAVDPISRKVECQNGTYTYDWIIIGTGARIAPDEVPGLLDDWGGKIHNFYTPDGAAALYEKLKRFKKGRLVLHICETPIKCPVAPLEFVYMADWYLQKMGVRQNVEIELVTPLTGAFTKPVANNILGALCEQKGIKVTTNWTVDSVEADRAVIASVTGDEIPYDLLVTIPPNLGQEFLIDSEVSDVTGYVDTDKELLRAKKFDNMYIVGDATNVPASKAGSVAHFEVDVIAQNLMSDIEGTDNYYRFDGHTNCFIVTGFEKASLIDFSYAVEPLPGMFPLPGVGPFELLGESHINYWGKLMFKWVYYNLMLKGHELPFEPNMYLAGKDTSLLRNK, from the coding sequence ATGAAAAAATTGCTTATTCTTGGTGCTGGCGCTGGTGGAACCATGATTGCCACAAAGATGAGAAAGTTATTGAGCGAAAGAGAATGGGAGATAACCCTCATCGACCGCGATCCCATCCACCACTATCAGCCCGGCTGGCTGCTGGTTCCTTTTGGAGTCGACACGCCGCAGGGTTGTGTGCGCCCCAAGAAAGACTTTATCAGTCGCGGCGTTAATTTTGTCATCGACACTATTAACGCGGTAGATCCCATATCCCGCAAGGTAGAATGTCAGAACGGCACCTACACCTATGACTGGATAATCATTGGCACTGGCGCAAGAATCGCTCCAGATGAGGTCCCCGGCCTGCTGGACGACTGGGGCGGCAAAATCCACAACTTCTACACTCCCGACGGCGCGGCCGCCCTGTACGAAAAGCTGAAGCGCTTCAAGAAGGGCCGGCTCGTTCTGCACATCTGCGAAACCCCCATCAAGTGCCCTGTGGCGCCTCTGGAATTCGTATACATGGCAGACTGGTACCTGCAGAAAATGGGCGTGCGCCAGAATGTGGAAATCGAGCTTGTGACCCCGCTGACAGGCGCTTTCACCAAGCCCGTGGCCAACAATATCCTTGGCGCGCTGTGCGAACAGAAAGGCATCAAGGTCACGACCAACTGGACCGTGGACAGCGTTGAGGCCGACCGCGCCGTCATCGCGTCCGTCACCGGCGATGAAATCCCCTACGACCTGCTGGTGACCATTCCCCCGAACCTGGGCCAGGAATTCCTCATTGATTCCGAAGTGTCCGACGTGACCGGCTATGTGGATACCGACAAGGAACTGCTGCGCGCCAAGAAGTTCGACAACATGTACATAGTTGGCGACGCCACCAACGTGCCCGCCTCCAAGGCCGGTTCGGTGGCCCACTTTGAAGTGGACGTCATCGCCCAGAACCTGATGTCCGACATCGAGGGCACCGACAACTACTACCGCTTTGACGGCCATACCAACTGCTTTATCGTCACGGGCTTTGAAAAGGCCTCGCTCATCGACTTCAGCTACGCCGTGGAACCCCTGCCCGGCATGTTCCCCCTGCCCGGCGTCGGCCCCTTTGAACTGCTGGGCGAAAGCCACATCAACTACTGGGGCAAGCTCATGTTCAAATGGGTGTATTACAACCTCATGCTCAAAGGCCACGAACTGCCGTTTGAGCCCAACATGTACCTTGCAGGGAAAGATACCTCCTTGCTGCGCAACAAGTAG
- a CDS encoding DUF1641 domain-containing protein, with amino-acid sequence MTPEDKILERLNAIEDRLADLQAGKENSSLLMEQLTPIGNHAFRLMVEEMEVLNGRVTLDDILDLARKGLLTVPRLTWLLDQIENATDLWHVLHPAVGQTFPHIVEKMGQWEQKGVFKKAAALKDAGGNLLDGMTPEDIAKTGEGLAFVTSLMQRLAEPELQSKITAMLDLMSAIDTSNVKPAGVLSLLGALRSPEGRQALGLVVEVLKATGKFSAQGNSSK; translated from the coding sequence ATGACACCTGAAGATAAAATTCTCGAACGGCTGAACGCCATTGAAGATCGGCTTGCCGACCTTCAGGCGGGCAAGGAAAACAGCAGCCTGCTGATGGAGCAGTTGACGCCCATCGGCAACCACGCCTTCCGCCTTATGGTTGAAGAGATGGAAGTTCTCAATGGCCGGGTTACGCTTGACGACATCCTTGACCTGGCCAGAAAGGGCTTGCTGACAGTCCCCAGGCTTACCTGGCTTCTCGACCAGATTGAAAACGCTACTGACCTGTGGCACGTGCTGCATCCCGCCGTGGGGCAGACCTTCCCGCATATCGTTGAAAAAATGGGCCAGTGGGAACAGAAGGGCGTGTTCAAAAAGGCGGCCGCCCTCAAGGATGCCGGCGGCAACCTGCTGGACGGCATGACCCCCGAGGACATCGCCAAAACGGGCGAAGGCCTCGCCTTTGTGACCAGCCTGATGCAGCGCCTTGCCGAGCCGGAACTGCAAAGCAAGATCACGGCCATGCTCGACCTCATGAGCGCCATCGACACGTCAAACGTGAAACCCGCTGGCGTACTGTCCCTGCTGGGCGCGCTGCGCAGTCCCGAAGGCAGGCAGGCTCTGGGTCTGGTGGTGGAAGTGCTGAAAGCTACCGGAAAATTCTCTGCACAAGGGAATTCGTCCAAATAA
- a CDS encoding TetR/AcrR family transcriptional regulator yields MPTAKEKKIRHIVEVATKLFAEKGYAAVSVREICQALDVNLATISYYFGGKKKLYLYVLRSQFFFYEKVLDKISQESNSATEELRLLFKQVHIIHETCPWLSVIATRESCAPSEEFCIALREHEQKYNGGHIINLIRRAQKEGSIDSSIDPFYLSRIFSMLLNSFIIVENMSAILEPDFKFNLNDYFATVSKLLSFSVLLDS; encoded by the coding sequence ATGCCCACGGCAAAAGAGAAAAAGATCCGCCATATCGTTGAAGTTGCTACAAAGCTTTTTGCAGAAAAAGGTTATGCAGCTGTTTCTGTAAGAGAAATTTGTCAAGCATTGGATGTCAACCTTGCAACGATATCTTATTACTTTGGCGGAAAGAAAAAATTATACTTGTATGTTCTCAGATCACAGTTCTTTTTTTATGAAAAAGTGCTGGATAAAATAAGCCAGGAAAGTAACTCTGCCACCGAAGAATTACGCCTTCTTTTCAAGCAGGTTCACATCATTCACGAAACCTGCCCCTGGCTTTCAGTTATCGCCACACGTGAAAGCTGTGCGCCCAGTGAAGAATTCTGCATTGCTCTGCGAGAGCATGAGCAAAAATACAATGGTGGGCACATAATTAATCTCATTCGGCGTGCGCAAAAAGAAGGCAGTATTGATAGCTCCATAGACCCTTTCTATTTATCGCGTATTTTTAGTATGTTATTGAACAGTTTTATTATCGTGGAAAACATGTCTGCCATACTTGAGCCAGATTTCAAATTCAATCTGAACGACTACTTTGCTACCGTTTCAAAGCTTCTTTCTTTCAGCGTCCTTCTCGATTCCTGA
- a CDS encoding Glu/Leu/Phe/Val dehydrogenase family protein, translating into MRNSVFDLMCEEDLTNLKIQYDWHTGTSCLYAAKEWDEDIDWTQYNKTFTAYHILTPSAHYYGTDDTRALFRKHKIEAYLDQIIAIMASGRNLMEDFYYWKKEDVRFVSNIHSLRRGLNNRLDCVVMGALRRHPREEDEIEMLVDGMNLGRAMAFKNFAGGLPMGGAKCTVQQDELDVNNLANIGFLAYALDRTRDNAGPDMRMPTNMVHPMNQHFTLKFTGDPKGPLGESGTPTAYGSFIASKEAARMVFGSPSWAGKTVAIMGLGAVGFPLAKHYLEEGAKLTVSDISPKAIEKLLTLYPNHSIKVVPTDEIIYQDVDLLAPAAIGGLFSDDNLDKLRAKIIIGPGNNQIKASSPEEEIALARKLAAKGILFQVEWFHNVAGVMCAFEEYLHQEKASKEALYKKIDKICGENTRTNLEEAKRLGITPTERCYKVASEAIYDTKPAWHAV; encoded by the coding sequence ATGCGTAACAGCGTCTTTGACCTTATGTGTGAAGAAGACTTGACCAACCTGAAAATTCAATATGACTGGCACACTGGAACATCTTGTCTGTATGCAGCCAAAGAATGGGATGAAGACATAGACTGGACCCAGTACAATAAAACGTTTACCGCCTATCACATCCTTACTCCCAGCGCCCACTACTACGGCACTGACGACACTCGCGCCCTTTTCCGCAAGCATAAGATCGAAGCATACCTCGACCAGATCATCGCCATCATGGCCAGTGGCCGCAACCTTATGGAAGACTTCTACTACTGGAAGAAAGAAGACGTAAGGTTTGTCAGCAACATCCATAGCCTGCGCAGGGGGCTCAACAACAGGCTTGACTGTGTGGTTATGGGTGCTCTGCGTCGTCACCCGCGCGAAGAAGATGAAATAGAGATGCTCGTAGACGGCATGAATCTCGGCCGCGCAATGGCCTTCAAAAACTTTGCGGGTGGCCTGCCTATGGGTGGCGCAAAATGTACCGTGCAGCAAGATGAACTGGATGTGAACAACCTGGCCAACATCGGATTCCTTGCCTATGCACTGGATCGCACCCGCGACAATGCAGGCCCGGACATGCGCATGCCCACCAATATGGTGCACCCGATGAACCAGCACTTCACCCTGAAATTTACCGGCGACCCCAAGGGTCCCTTGGGCGAATCGGGAACCCCCACTGCCTATGGCAGCTTCATTGCCTCCAAGGAAGCCGCAAGAATGGTCTTCGGCTCCCCTTCCTGGGCAGGCAAAACCGTGGCTATCATGGGTTTGGGCGCTGTGGGCTTTCCCCTTGCCAAGCACTACCTTGAAGAAGGCGCCAAACTGACCGTAAGCGACATTTCACCCAAGGCTATTGAAAAACTGCTGACGCTATACCCCAACCATTCCATCAAGGTTGTTCCGACAGACGAAATTATTTACCAGGATGTGGATTTGCTGGCTCCGGCCGCCATCGGCGGTCTTTTCAGCGACGACAACCTGGACAAACTGCGCGCCAAAATCATCATCGGGCCAGGCAACAACCAGATCAAAGCATCCAGCCCTGAAGAAGAAATAGCCCTTGCCCGCAAGCTTGCGGCCAAGGGCATTCTGTTCCAGGTGGAATGGTTCCACAACGTGGCTGGCGTCATGTGCGCCTTTGAAGAGTATTTGCACCAGGAAAAAGCCAGCAAGGAGGCTCTTTACAAAAAGATCGACAAGATCTGCGGTGAAAACACGCGGACCAACCTCGAAGAGGCCAAACGCTTGGGCATTACCCCCACAGAACGCTGCTACAAGGTAGCATCCGAAGCTATTTATGACACCAAGCCAGCCTGGCATGCCGTCTAA